Within Streptomyces roseirectus, the genomic segment TTCGTCTTCGCGGTACGCGGCATCTCCCAGATGTTCATCACCGGCCCCGACGTGGTCCGGTCGGTCACCGGCGAACAGGTCTCCCACGACGGGCTGGGCGGAGCCGACGTCCACGGCCGGCACTCGGGTGTGGCCCACTTCGTCCACGACGACGAGGAGACCTGCCTGGCCGAGGTCCGCTACCTCCTCTCCCTGCTGCCCTCCAACAACCGTGAACTGCCGCCCCGCACCCAGAGCGACGACCCGCCGGACCGGGAGAGCGAGACCCTGCTCGCACTGGTGCCGCACGAGGGCAACCGCGCGTACGACATCCGCACGGTGATCGAGGAACTCGTCGACGACGGCGACTACATGGAGGTCCACGCCGCCTGGGCCGCCAACCTCGTCTGCGCCCTGGCCCGGCTCGGCGGCCAGGTGGTCGGGATCGTCGCCAACCAGCCCGCGGTCATGGCCGGCGTGCTGGACATCGACGCGAGTGAAAAGGGCGCACGGTTCGTCCAGTTCTGCGACGCCTTCAACATCCCCCTGCTCACCCTCGTCGACGTCCCCGGTTTCCTGCCGGGGGTCGGGCAGGAGCACGACGGGATCATCCGGCGTGGCGCGAAACTCCTGTACGCCTACTGCAACGCCACCGTCCCGCGCGTCTCCCTGATCCTGCGCAAGGCGTACGGCGGCGCCTACATCGTGATGGACTCCCGCTCGATCGGCGCGGACGTCGCGCTGGCCTGGCCCACGAACGAGATCGCGGTCATGGGAGCGGAGGCCGCCGCGGGCGTCGTCTTCCGCCGCGAGATCGCCGCCGCGCCGGATCCCGAGCACACGCGTCGGCAGAAGATCGCGCAGTACCGGGAGGCGCTGATGCACCCCTACCACGCGGCGGAACGCGGCCTCGTCGACGACGTCATCGACCCCCGCCGAACGCGCCCCGTACTCGTGCGCGTGCTGTCGATGCTGCACACCAAGGACGCGGACCTGCCGCGCCGCAAGCACGGCAACCCGCCCCAGTGAGGGGAACCGCCGCCGGTACACGGCCGCGCACCGGCCCCGCCACGACACGATGAATGGGGAACGCCCGATGAAAGTCGGCCTGCTCTTCGACCTGCGCAATCCCGCACAGTGGCACCGCCCCTGGCCCGATCACTACGCACACGCCCTGGAACTCTGCGAGGAGGCCGACCGGCGCGGCGCCGACGGCGTGTGGTTCACCGAACACCATCTCTTCGAGGACGGCTACCTCCCGCAGCCGCTGACGTTCGCGGCCGCCGCCGCGGCACGCACCCGCCGGGTCCGCATCGGCACCTCCGTCATGCTGCCCGCCCTGCGCGACCCCGCCCACATCGCGGAGGAGGCGGCCGTCGTCGACCTGATCAGCGGCGGACGGCTCGAACTCGGCATGGGCGCGGGATACCGGGTGCCCGAGTACGAGCTCTTCGGCGCCGACATCTCCCGGCGGTTCACCACGACGGAACGCCACATCGCCGAGATCCGCCGGCTGTGGCAGGAGAAAGCCGTCACCCCCGGCCCGGTGCAGGACCCCGTACCGCTGTGGGGAGGGTTCTACGGCCCCCGCGGAGGCCGGCTGGCCGGCCGGCTGGGCATCGGCCTGCTGCACATCTCGCACGACGTCTACGAGCACTACCGGGCCGGACTCGCCGAGGGCGGCCACGACCCGCGGCGCGCACGCGTGTCCGACCTGCTGCCCATCTTCCTGTCCGACGACCCGGAGGCCGCCTGGGCCCGCATCGCCCCCCACCTCGCACACCAGCTGAACTCCTACCAGCAGGCGTCGGTGGAGGGCACCGGCAGGCCCGCGCCCCCGCTGATCGACCCGGACGCGCTGCGCGACCGGACCTCCGACGCCCCGTGGGGAGCGCTCCAGGTCCTCACCCCCGAGGACGCCGCCGCCCGGATCCGGGAGATGACCGACGGCCTGCCCGTGGAACACCTCATCTTCTGGGCCGACATCGCGGGACTCCCCGACGACCTCGTGCTGCGCAACATGGAGCTCGTCTGCGAGAAGCTCCCCGCGCTGCTGCCCTCATGACCGCCCTGCCCGCCCCCGGCACCGGACCGACCCGCGAAGGGGCCCGCGGCCAGGACCCGAGGCTGTGGGGCCTGCTGTTCGTCCTCTCGGGCAACATGGTCCTGGACGCCCTGGAGGTCTCCGTCGTACTCGTGGCACTGCCCACGATCAGCGCGGACCTCGGACTGTCCCTGTGGCGGGTGCAGTGGCTGATGAGCGGTTTCGCCCTCGGCTTCGCCGCGCTGCTCGTGCTCGGACCGTGGGTGAACGCCCGGTTCGGGCGCCGGCGCGCCTACCTCGCGGCCATGTTCGTCTTCGCCCTCGCCTCGGTCGCCGGCGGCCTGACCGACAGCACGGCGCTGCTCATCGCCACCCGGGTGGTCAAGGGCCTCTGCGCCGCTGTCACCGCCCCCAGCGGACTGGCCATCATCAGCACGGCCTTCCGGGAACCGGCACAGCAGCGCCGGGCCGTCTCCGTCTACTCCCTGTTCGGCGCGGCCGGGTTCACCACGGGGCTGCTGCTGTCCGGCGTCCTGGTCGAGGCGGACTGGCGGTGGACGTTCCTGTTTCCCGCGCCCATCGCGCTGCTGCTGCTGTGGTACGGGCGCCGCCTGATCCCCGCCGTCCCCCGGACGCAGGCCCGGGCCTCGATCGACCTCACGGTGCTGCGGGACGGCCGGCTGGTGCGCGCGGCCCTGTGCGCGGCGGCGCTCAACGGCTCCTACATCGGGCTGCTGCTGCTCGTCACCTTCCAGACGGCGGGGCCCGACATCGCCTGGGCTCCCTGGCAGACGGCGCTCTGCCTGCTGCCCGCCTGCCTGCCGCTGGCCCTCACGGTGCCGTTCGCCGGCCGTCTCGTCGGCCGCTTCGGCACCCAGCGCCTCATCGCCGTGGGCGCCCTGACCCCGGTGGCCGGCCAGGCGCTCTACCTGTGGCAACCACAGGCCGAGCCGTACCCGGCCCGGCTGCTGCCCGCACTGCTCCTGGTGGGGTCGGGCTTCGTGCTCTCCTTCGCCGCCCTGAACATGCAGGCGACAGCCACGATCCCGGCCGCCGACCGGGGTTCGGCGGTGCCGCTCTACCAGACGGCGGTCCAGCTCAGCTCGGTCGCCGTGCTGCCGCTGGTCGCCCTTCTGCTCGCCTCGGCCGACAGCCGCCGGCCCGCGCTGGCCCTCATCACGGCGGTGGGCGCGGCCGGCCTGCTCATCGCCCTCACCGGGCTGCGACCCGGCACCGACCGAAAGGGACAGGCATGACAGAACCGGCCACAGCGGATCCAGCGCCCCCGGCCTCCGACACGGGGCCGATCCGGCTGACGGTGATCATCGCGAGCGTGCGCGAGGGGCGGCTCGGCCCCGTCGTCGCGACCTGGTTCACCGAACGGGCCACGGCCCACGACGACGTCGTCGTCCGGGTCGTCGACCTGCGCGCGTACCCGCTGCCCCTGGTCATGCCCGAGCCCGGCCACGCCCCGCCGCCGGACGCCGCCCGCGTACGGCGACTGCTGGCCGGACAGCTGGCCGAGGCCGACGCGTTCGTCGTGGTCACGCCCGAGTACAACCACACCGTTCCGGCGGCACTGAAGAACGCCATCGACTGGTTCCACGAGGAATGGGCCGCCAAGCCCGTCGGCTTCGTCTCCTACGGCGGGCTGAGCGGGGGCCTTCGGGCCGTGGAGCACCTGCGGCAGATCTTCGCCGAACTGCACACGGTCTCCGTACGTGACTCGGTGAGCTTCCACAACGCGTGGGACCGGTTCGACGAGCGGGGCCGTCCGCTGAACCCGCAGGACTGCGAAGGCGCGGCGAAGGTGCTGCTGGACCAGCTCACCTGGTGGGGGCGGGTACTGCGCCGGGCCCGGAGCGAACGGCCGTACGGGACATGACGGCGGACCGGACGACGGTGATCGCGCAGACGGCCGAGCACCCGCCGAAGGCCCTGGTGGACGCGCCCGCGCCCTTGCTGGCGGGAGAGGACGAGCGGGAACCGGAGGAGTCGCACATCCTGCGCGGCATCGACTGAGACCGCGGGAGCGGGAAGGAGCGGCCCCGGCCGGCGGACGGCAGGAGAGCGATGCCGTCCGCCGGCCGAGGCCGGGCCCGGGAGCGGACGTCAGGACCAGGGCAGCACCAGCGCCCCCCACGCCACCACCGGCCCCAGCGCCACGATGCCCGTCGTGTAGCCGATGACCTGGCGGTAGAAGCGCCGGGGATCGACGCCGCGCGCGTTGCTGAGGACGAGCGCCCCGTTGGTGGAGAAGGGCGAGGTGTCGACGATGGTCGTGGAGACGGCGAGCGCGGCGATGAGGCCGGCGGCGCTGAGGTGGGAGGAGAGCAGCAGGGGGACGGCGATCGGGATGATCGCGGTGAGGATCGCCGTCGAGGAGGCGAACGCGGAGGTGACGGCCACGGTGAAGCAGAGCAGCAGGGCGACGACGAGCGGCGCGCCCAGGTTCGCGGCGTGCTCGGAGACGTTCTCGATGACGCCGGCCTTCTCCAGCATCGCGATGTACGTCATCATCCCCGCGACCAGGAGCAGCGTGGACCAGCTGACCCCGTCGACGGCCTTCTCCTGCCGCTTCATGTCCACCAGCGCGAGCAGCGCGCCCGCGGCCAGCGCGAGGAACCCGATCTCCAGGTGGAAGCCGAGCGCGCCGACGACCAGGGCCAGCAGACAGCCGAGGGTGAGCCACTGCCGCCAGTCGGGCCTGCCGGAGACGCCGAGGTCGTCGTCCCCGGCCTCCCGCACCACGCCCTCGGCCAGCGGCGCCGGACGCTTCGCCAGCAGGACGTAGGTGAGCACCGCCAGCAGCAGGTTGATCACGAAGCTCGCGGTGAACAGCGTCACCGCCGACACGTGCAGGTCGGTCTTGTCGACGAGCCCGAGCACCAGCGCACCGGACACGGCCAGCGGGGAGAACGCCCCCGCATGCCCGCCGCTGATCACCATCATGCCGACGACCAGCGGATTGAGCTTGTACCGGTAAGCGAAGTTCATGCCGATCGGCGCGAGGATCGCGACCGCCGCCGGGGTGAACGTCCCGAACGCCGTCAGCAGCGCCGCCACCAGGAACAGCACCCAGGGAATGAGCTGCACCCTGCCCCGCACCAGCCGCACCCCGGCCAGCACGAGCCAGTCGATGGTCCCGTTGCGCCGGGCGACGGAGAACAGGTACGTGACACCGACGATGGTGACGAACAGCTTCGCCGGGAACCCGTCGAACAGCTCGTCCTCGGTGAGGCCCAGCGAGGCGGTACCGACCGCGAAGGTGGCGACGAAGGCGAGGATGCCCAGGTTGATCGGCAGCACGGTGCCGACCACGAACATCACCAACAGGGCGCCTATGGAGATCACTTCAGCAGACATCTTTGTCCTTGGTGCGGGTGGGGACGGGGAGACGCGCACCCGAGGGCACGCGGACGTCCCGGTGCGGCCGGCGGGGGACCGGCCCGGCCGGGACGAGGATCGTCGCGGCTCAGGCGGCCCTGACACCGCCCGAATGCGGAACGTAGATCCGGGCGTCGGCCAGCAGCCGCGCCGCCCGCCGCACGGTGACCCGGCGCGGCAGACCGTCCTCGACGTCGGCGCAGCGCACCGCGACGACGCCCGCCGGCGTGCCGACGCGCAGCCACTCGGAGGTCGGCCCGCCCGCCGCCCGCGCGACCACGGACCCCTCCAGCAGCCCGGCCGCCGCGACCGCGACGGCGGAGGTCAGCCCGATCGCGGGGTGCGGCGCGTTCATGGAGAGCATCCGCACCGACACGTCGTAGTCCCCGGCACCGACCGGCTCCCCGAGCGTGGTCGTGTACGGCGCGGGCGGGCCGACCAGCCCCACCTTGGGCACCGCGTCCCCCGGCTCCGCACCCGCCGCCACCAGCCCCATCAGCACGGCGGCGGCATGCCGGACCGAGCGCAGCCAGGCGACGTCCGCGCCCATCCGCTCCAGCGACTCGACCCCGGTGCGCCCGGCGCTCGCCGCGTCGACCAGGACCACCGGGGCGCCCGCAGTCACCATGCTCACGCGCACCGGCCCGGCACCGCCGACCCGCAGCTCCTCGGCGGCGCGCCCGGTGGGCAGCAGCGCGACGGCAGGATCCCGGAAGGTGAGGCCGACCCCGACCCCGCCCGCCCGCGTCCCCGGCACCGTCTGGCTGCCGAAGTGGCTCACCACACCCCCGGGCGTGTCCACGAGCCCTTCCAGGACCGCGCCCGTGTTGGTGTTGCGCATCACCACGCGCGTCCGGTCACCGGTGACCGGCACCAGCCCCTTGGCCACCGCGTACAGGGCCACGCCCGTCGCACAGTTGCCGCAGTTGCTCGTCCACTCCACCGCCCCCGTCCCGATGCCGACCTGCGCGAACAGGTAGTCGA encodes:
- a CDS encoding acyl-CoA carboxylase subunit beta, which produces MSAADTLNELEKLKEQARGGPDPQATERQHAKGKLTARERIELLLDKDSFTELEPLRRHRATGFGLEDRRPYTDGVVAGWGEVEGRTVFVYAHDFRIFGGALGEAHAQKIHKVMDLAVAAGAPLVSLNDGAGARIQEGVSALAGYGGIFARNTRASGVIPQISVMLGPCAGGAAYSPALTDFVFAVRGISQMFITGPDVVRSVTGEQVSHDGLGGADVHGRHSGVAHFVHDDEETCLAEVRYLLSLLPSNNRELPPRTQSDDPPDRESETLLALVPHEGNRAYDIRTVIEELVDDGDYMEVHAAWAANLVCALARLGGQVVGIVANQPAVMAGVLDIDASEKGARFVQFCDAFNIPLLTLVDVPGFLPGVGQEHDGIIRRGAKLLYAYCNATVPRVSLILRKAYGGAYIVMDSRSIGADVALAWPTNEIAVMGAEAAAGVVFRREIAAAPDPEHTRRQKIAQYREALMHPYHAAERGLVDDVIDPRRTRPVLVRVLSMLHTKDADLPRRKHGNPPQ
- a CDS encoding LLM class flavin-dependent oxidoreductase — translated: MKVGLLFDLRNPAQWHRPWPDHYAHALELCEEADRRGADGVWFTEHHLFEDGYLPQPLTFAAAAAARTRRVRIGTSVMLPALRDPAHIAEEAAVVDLISGGRLELGMGAGYRVPEYELFGADISRRFTTTERHIAEIRRLWQEKAVTPGPVQDPVPLWGGFYGPRGGRLAGRLGIGLLHISHDVYEHYRAGLAEGGHDPRRARVSDLLPIFLSDDPEAAWARIAPHLAHQLNSYQQASVEGTGRPAPPLIDPDALRDRTSDAPWGALQVLTPEDAAARIREMTDGLPVEHLIFWADIAGLPDDLVLRNMELVCEKLPALLPS
- a CDS encoding MFS transporter, encoding MTALPAPGTGPTREGARGQDPRLWGLLFVLSGNMVLDALEVSVVLVALPTISADLGLSLWRVQWLMSGFALGFAALLVLGPWVNARFGRRRAYLAAMFVFALASVAGGLTDSTALLIATRVVKGLCAAVTAPSGLAIISTAFREPAQQRRAVSVYSLFGAAGFTTGLLLSGVLVEADWRWTFLFPAPIALLLLWYGRRLIPAVPRTQARASIDLTVLRDGRLVRAALCAAALNGSYIGLLLLVTFQTAGPDIAWAPWQTALCLLPACLPLALTVPFAGRLVGRFGTQRLIAVGALTPVAGQALYLWQPQAEPYPARLLPALLLVGSGFVLSFAALNMQATATIPAADRGSAVPLYQTAVQLSSVAVLPLVALLLASADSRRPALALITAVGAAGLLIALTGLRPGTDRKGQA
- a CDS encoding NADPH-dependent FMN reductase; the encoded protein is MTEPATADPAPPASDTGPIRLTVIIASVREGRLGPVVATWFTERATAHDDVVVRVVDLRAYPLPLVMPEPGHAPPPDAARVRRLLAGQLAEADAFVVVTPEYNHTVPAALKNAIDWFHEEWAAKPVGFVSYGGLSGGLRAVEHLRQIFAELHTVSVRDSVSFHNAWDRFDERGRPLNPQDCEGAAKVLLDQLTWWGRVLRRARSERPYGT
- a CDS encoding SLC13 family permease; this encodes MISIGALLVMFVVGTVLPINLGILAFVATFAVGTASLGLTEDELFDGFPAKLFVTIVGVTYLFSVARRNGTIDWLVLAGVRLVRGRVQLIPWVLFLVAALLTAFGTFTPAAVAILAPIGMNFAYRYKLNPLVVGMMVISGGHAGAFSPLAVSGALVLGLVDKTDLHVSAVTLFTASFVINLLLAVLTYVLLAKRPAPLAEGVVREAGDDDLGVSGRPDWRQWLTLGCLLALVVGALGFHLEIGFLALAAGALLALVDMKRQEKAVDGVSWSTLLLVAGMMTYIAMLEKAGVIENVSEHAANLGAPLVVALLLCFTVAVTSAFASSTAILTAIIPIAVPLLLSSHLSAAGLIAALAVSTTIVDTSPFSTNGALVLSNARGVDPRRFYRQVIGYTTGIVALGPVVAWGALVLPWS
- a CDS encoding PrpF domain-containing protein gives rise to the protein MHIPATLVRGGTSKCWLFSQVEVPADRADLERLLVAAYGATDPVELDGVGGATPTTSKAAVVGVSPEPGVDVDYLFAQVGIGTGAVEWTSNCGNCATGVALYAVAKGLVPVTGDRTRVVMRNTNTGAVLEGLVDTPGGVVSHFGSQTVPGTRAGGVGVGLTFRDPAVALLPTGRAAEELRVGGAGPVRVSMVTAGAPVVLVDAASAGRTGVESLERMGADVAWLRSVRHAAAVLMGLVAAGAEPGDAVPKVGLVGPPAPYTTTLGEPVGAGDYDVSVRMLSMNAPHPAIGLTSAVAVAAAGLLEGSVVARAAGGPTSEWLRVGTPAGVVAVRCADVEDGLPRRVTVRRAARLLADARIYVPHSGGVRAA